From Catharus ustulatus isolate bCatUst1 chromosome 6, bCatUst1.pri.v2, whole genome shotgun sequence, a single genomic window includes:
- the LOC116997839 gene encoding serum amyloid A protein-like isoform X1: MRQSPSPLALLFCSAPCQAWPGTMRLWICIALLCTVLCASAERPAFVRGMIRRGQFIRDAVGGAKDMYRAYRDMREANYKGADKYFHARGNYDAARRGPGGAWAARVISDAREHWQSSVSGRGAEDTRADQEANAWGRRGGDPNRYRPKGLPRKY, encoded by the exons GCAGTG ctccctgtcaGGCTTGGCCAGGAACCATGAGGCTCTGGATCTGCATCGCGTTGCTCTGCACCGTTCTGTGTGCAAGTGCTGAGAGACCAGCGTTTGTCCGAGGAATGATCCGACGTGGACAATTTATCCGGGATGCCGTGGGAG GGGCAAAGGATATGTACAGAGCATACCGGGACATGCGTGAGGCAAATTACAAAGGAGCCGACAAGTATTTCCATGCCCGTGGGAATTATGATGCTGCCCGGAGAGGACCTGGGGGTGCTTGGGCAGCAAGAGTGATCAG cGACGCCCGGGAGCACTGGCAGAGCAGCGTGAGCGGCAGAGGCGCCGAGGACACCCGGGCGGACCAAGAGGCGAACGCGTGGGGCCGGAGGGGCGGGGACCCGAACCGCTACCGCCCCAAGGGGCTGCCCAGAAAATACTAG
- the LOC116997839 gene encoding serum amyloid A protein-like isoform X2, with the protein MRLWICIALLCTVLCASAERPAFVRGMIRRGQFIRDAVGGAKDMYRAYRDMREANYKGADKYFHARGNYDAARRGPGGAWAARVISDAREHWQSSVSGRGAEDTRADQEANAWGRRGGDPNRYRPKGLPRKY; encoded by the exons ATGAGGCTCTGGATCTGCATCGCGTTGCTCTGCACCGTTCTGTGTGCAAGTGCTGAGAGACCAGCGTTTGTCCGAGGAATGATCCGACGTGGACAATTTATCCGGGATGCCGTGGGAG GGGCAAAGGATATGTACAGAGCATACCGGGACATGCGTGAGGCAAATTACAAAGGAGCCGACAAGTATTTCCATGCCCGTGGGAATTATGATGCTGCCCGGAGAGGACCTGGGGGTGCTTGGGCAGCAAGAGTGATCAG cGACGCCCGGGAGCACTGGCAGAGCAGCGTGAGCGGCAGAGGCGCCGAGGACACCCGGGCGGACCAAGAGGCGAACGCGTGGGGCCGGAGGGGCGGGGACCCGAACCGCTACCGCCCCAAGGGGCTGCCCAGAAAATACTAG